One part of the Caproiciproducens sp. CPB-2 genome encodes these proteins:
- a CDS encoding GntR family transcriptional regulator yields the protein MLDESSAIPLYRQLQNIFQNNIESGVWPAEEKLPTESELCRQYGVSRMTVRLALEGLKTQGLIYRKQGKGSYILQPKVEQELSSFYSFGNNMPDHGHTITNQLISFERLSYAVAAEALRLPEKEALFCVQRLRCADNTPFALEKSYIPCKICPDLTGGIVIEKGLYNSLHLLAGITPNTAKESFEAVLVNKSQAEALKTTANQPALHLERVTSAGGVLVEYCDSIVRGDRLKYNIVLR from the coding sequence ATGTTGGATGAAAGCAGCGCGATTCCTCTTTACCGCCAGCTTCAGAATATTTTTCAGAACAATATTGAAAGCGGCGTGTGGCCGGCGGAGGAAAAGCTTCCCACCGAATCCGAGCTTTGCCGGCAGTACGGGGTCAGCCGCATGACGGTCAGGCTGGCGCTGGAGGGGCTGAAAACGCAGGGGCTGATTTACCGCAAGCAGGGAAAGGGCTCCTATATCCTTCAGCCAAAGGTGGAGCAGGAGCTGTCGTCCTTCTACAGCTTCGGAAATAATATGCCCGATCACGGCCATACCATTACCAATCAGCTGATTTCTTTTGAAAGGCTTTCCTATGCCGTCGCGGCGGAAGCGCTCCGCCTGCCGGAAAAGGAAGCGCTTTTCTGCGTACAGCGGCTGCGCTGTGCGGACAATACGCCGTTTGCACTGGAGAAATCGTACATCCCCTGCAAAATCTGCCCGGATCTTACCGGCGGCATTGTCATTGAAAAGGGTCTGTACAATTCGCTGCATCTTCTGGCGGGGATTACGCCGAATACCGCAAAGGAATCCTTTGAAGCGGTGCTGGTGAACAAAAGCCAGGCGGAAGCGCTGAAAACAACCGCAAACCAGCCCGCGCTTCATCTGGAACGCGTTACCAGCGCCGGCGGCGTCCTTGTGGAATACTGCGACAGCATCGTCCGCGGCGACCGGCTGAAATACAATATCGTTCTGCGATAA
- the pfkB gene encoding 1-phosphofructokinase produces MITTVTLNTAIDQLYKMDSCRTGNVNRVKSCIKTAGGKGVNVARVASLAGEKVLAAGIVGGFHGAYFRSLLAQDGIEGCFTDSGAETRCCINVRDESTGEHTEFLEPGARLTESALEDFYRAYLQCVETSDVITISGSVPAGTPAGYYGKLIAAAKSAGKRVILDTSGAALRESIAAKPTMIKPNADEIRQLTGIAAAARGELIEAAKKLHDGGIELIVISLGGDGVLVVSDEGVFQGVCPKIEVVNTVGCGDSMVAGFAVGMVRNAPLEETIRFALSVASANALHEKTGCFREDDLKRLLSGTVVNRL; encoded by the coding sequence ATGATTACTACCGTTACACTCAACACAGCAATCGACCAGTTATACAAAATGGACTCCTGCCGTACCGGAAACGTCAACCGGGTAAAAAGCTGCATCAAAACAGCCGGGGGCAAGGGCGTCAATGTGGCGAGGGTCGCTTCCCTCGCGGGGGAAAAGGTGTTGGCCGCGGGCATTGTCGGCGGCTTTCACGGCGCTTATTTCAGGTCCCTGCTTGCACAGGACGGAATAGAGGGCTGTTTTACCGATTCCGGGGCCGAAACCCGCTGCTGCATCAATGTCAGGGACGAATCCACGGGCGAGCATACGGAATTTCTGGAGCCCGGCGCGCGGCTTACGGAAAGCGCGCTGGAAGATTTTTACCGGGCCTATTTGCAGTGCGTGGAAACAAGCGATGTGATCACGATTTCCGGCAGCGTTCCGGCCGGGACCCCCGCCGGTTACTACGGCAAGCTGATCGCGGCCGCGAAGAGCGCGGGGAAGCGCGTGATTCTGGACACCAGCGGGGCCGCGCTCCGGGAAAGCATCGCGGCAAAACCGACGATGATCAAGCCCAACGCGGACGAAATCCGCCAGTTGACGGGAATCGCCGCTGCCGCGCGCGGAGAACTGATCGAAGCGGCGAAAAAGCTCCATGACGGCGGAATCGAGCTAATTGTGATCTCCCTGGGCGGGGACGGGGTGCTGGTCGTGTCGGACGAGGGCGTTTTTCAGGGCGTATGCCCCAAAATCGAGGTGGTCAACACCGTGGGCTGCGGCGACAGCATGGTCGCGGGCTTTGCCGTCGGGATGGTGCGGAATGCTCCTCTCGAGGAGACCATCCGCTTTGCGCTGTCCGTCGCCTCGGCCAATGCGCTGCATGAAAAAACCGGCTGCTTCCGTGAGGACGACCTGAAACGGCTTTTGTCCGGCACGGTGGTAAACCGGCTTTAA
- a CDS encoding HPr family phosphocarrier protein, with translation MYSKKTTIHNRTGLHARPASDFVKCASQFKSKITIKSLEDGESASAKSIILILALSLSQGSKVEITAEGEDEGKAVDTLVALIDSKFGE, from the coding sequence ATGTATTCCAAAAAAACAACCATTCACAATCGGACCGGCCTGCACGCCCGCCCCGCTTCCGACTTTGTGAAGTGCGCTTCCCAATTCAAATCGAAGATCACGATCAAAAGTCTGGAAGACGGTGAATCTGCAAGCGCGAAATCCATTATCCTGATTCTGGCGCTCAGCCTGAGCCAGGGCTCGAAGGTCGAAATTACCGCGGAAGGCGAAGACGAAGGCAAAGCCGTCGATACCCTGGTCGCGCTGATCGATTCCAAATTCGGCGAATAA
- the ptsP gene encoding phosphoenolpyruvate--protein phosphotransferase → MIYHGNPVSRGIAAGPVFLYQPFTTAVSEAPLEEGAAAEALNKYEAARKNAETELKAIRTRLRTADPEKAKIFTAHIDILFDEAMDGDIRELIENGRYSPDRAIAEVFEKYAQILGKSPDPLIKERASDIRDVKTRLIRVWNGVPEKNLSSLPAPAVIVVHDLLPSDTATLDRKNVLAIVTEIGGSTSHSAIIARSYGIPAILGVENATERFSQGEPVIADALAGQVISEPTAEQLADCAEKRRRFLAQQARINAYMEKEAVTPDGVRVDIELNLASVSEQSLEGAKCTDGVGLFRTEFLYLGRDSLPTEEEQFSIYREVLTKFGDRPVTLRTLDVGGDKKLDCLNLPHEENPFLGNRALRLCFDRPDIFRTQLRAAFRASVYGNLWIMFPMVASMDDIRRAKQAVSEVKEELTGEGTAFSPEVKLGIMIEIPSIALLADFAAKEVDFASVGTNDLCQYTMAVDRLNPAVSQYYQSYNPALFRLIHTAAKSFLENGKPVCVCGELGGDRLGAAVLMGLGVRKLSMSISSVAQTRKLVNELPMKKAEEIAAKVLSLSTAKEVEQYLNGALKDILS, encoded by the coding sequence ATGATTTATCACGGCAATCCCGTTTCAAGAGGAATTGCGGCAGGTCCCGTTTTTCTTTACCAGCCCTTTACCACCGCCGTCAGCGAAGCGCCGCTCGAAGAAGGCGCGGCCGCGGAGGCGTTAAACAAATATGAGGCCGCGCGGAAAAACGCGGAAACGGAGCTCAAAGCCATCCGTACCCGCCTGCGGACCGCCGACCCCGAAAAAGCGAAAATTTTCACCGCGCATATCGATATTCTGTTCGACGAGGCCATGGACGGCGATATCCGCGAGCTGATCGAAAACGGCCGTTACTCGCCGGACAGGGCGATTGCCGAAGTCTTTGAAAAATACGCGCAGATTCTCGGGAAATCCCCCGATCCGCTCATCAAGGAGCGCGCGTCGGACATCCGGGACGTAAAAACGCGCCTGATCCGCGTCTGGAACGGCGTACCGGAGAAGAACCTGTCCTCTCTCCCCGCTCCCGCGGTCATCGTCGTTCACGACCTGCTCCCGTCCGACACGGCTACCCTGGACCGGAAAAACGTGCTGGCCATTGTCACGGAAATCGGCGGAAGCACGTCCCATTCGGCCATTATTGCCAGAAGCTACGGAATCCCCGCCATTCTGGGCGTGGAGAACGCGACGGAGCGCTTTTCCCAGGGGGAACCCGTGATTGCCGACGCGCTGGCCGGTCAGGTCATCAGCGAACCGACGGCGGAGCAGCTTGCCGACTGCGCTGAAAAACGCCGCCGCTTTCTCGCGCAGCAGGCCCGGATCAACGCGTATATGGAGAAAGAAGCCGTCACTCCGGACGGGGTGCGGGTGGATATTGAACTGAATCTGGCCTCCGTCAGCGAACAGTCGCTGGAAGGAGCCAAATGCACCGACGGCGTCGGCCTGTTCCGCACGGAATTCCTGTACCTGGGCAGGGACAGCCTGCCCACCGAAGAAGAGCAGTTTTCCATTTACCGCGAGGTTCTCACTAAATTCGGCGACCGCCCCGTAACGCTGCGCACGCTGGATGTCGGCGGCGACAAAAAGCTCGACTGCCTGAACCTTCCGCACGAGGAAAACCCGTTTCTGGGCAACCGCGCCCTGCGGCTCTGCTTTGACAGGCCCGATATTTTCCGCACGCAGCTGCGCGCCGCCTTCCGCGCTTCCGTTTACGGCAACCTGTGGATCATGTTCCCCATGGTCGCCAGCATGGACGACATCCGCCGCGCGAAGCAGGCCGTTTCCGAAGTAAAAGAGGAACTGACCGGCGAAGGAACCGCGTTTTCCCCCGAAGTAAAGCTGGGGATTATGATTGAAATTCCCTCCATTGCGCTTCTGGCGGATTTTGCGGCGAAGGAAGTCGACTTCGCCAGCGTCGGAACCAACGACCTGTGCCAGTACACCATGGCCGTCGACCGGCTGAACCCCGCCGTCAGCCAGTATTATCAGAGCTACAACCCGGCTCTTTTCCGCCTGATCCACACCGCCGCGAAAAGCTTCCTTGAAAACGGCAAGCCCGTCTGCGTCTGCGGCGAGCTGGGAGGCGACCGCTTAGGCGCCGCGGTGCTGATGGGGCTGGGCGTGCGCAAGCTGAGCATGAGCATTTCCTCCGTCGCGCAGACCAGAAAGCTGGTCAACGAGCTGCCGATGAAAAAAGCGGAAGAAATCGCGGCAAAAGTGCTCTCCCTTTCCACCGCAAAGGAAGTGGAACAGTACCTGAACGGCGCTTTGAAGGACATCCTTTCCTAA
- a CDS encoding PTS sugar transporter subunit IIA, producing the protein MIGVLITGHGSFATGMMSASRLIVGPRDKYLGVDFVESDNVDTLSDKLRQAMKALGDQILVLVDLAGGSPFKTAVTLKSEFPDKEIEVISGLNMPMLTSVLLEEKETMEETVQGAMEMGAVGIRQFKRKPKLQQTPAGDGI; encoded by the coding sequence ATGATCGGAGTATTGATAACCGGACACGGCAGCTTTGCCACCGGAATGATGAGCGCGTCCAGGCTGATTGTTGGACCGAGGGATAAATATCTGGGCGTGGATTTTGTGGAATCGGACAATGTCGACACGCTCTCCGATAAGCTCAGGCAGGCGATGAAAGCGCTCGGCGACCAGATTCTGGTTCTGGTGGACCTGGCCGGCGGATCTCCCTTCAAAACCGCCGTTACCCTCAAAAGCGAATTCCCGGACAAAGAAATCGAAGTCATTTCCGGTCTGAATATGCCCATGCTGACTTCCGTCCTGCTGGAAGAGAAAGAAACGATGGAAGAAACCGTTCAGGGCGCAATGGAAATGGGTGCGGTCGGCATCAGGCAGTTCAAAAGAAAACCAAAGCTGCAGCAAACCCCTGCGGGAGACGGGATATAG
- a CDS encoding glucosamine-6-phosphate deaminase, whose translation MNLQENREGTSSLHNENTGNPPKTIICDDFEAMSQRCADFLCEAVKAKPDLLLCLAAGNTAVRTYQILKERSDSGEADFSRAEFVELDEWLDLEDESENCTSFLFRNFYGPLHIEKSKIRLFDIHAKDMEEECKKIDRFIFERSGIDFMLLGLGMNGHLALNEPGSSFESYAKVVVLDPVTQKVGQKYFSKPVPLSRGVTLGIRHILDAKQVVLQAGGKAKAEIVKKVCLSKPTPMLPGTVLQLTKNGVVVLDRDAASEIL comes from the coding sequence ATGAATTTACAGGAAAACAGGGAAGGGACTTCTTCCCTTCATAACGAAAATACGGGCAACCCTCCAAAAACAATCATTTGTGATGACTTTGAGGCGATGTCGCAGCGCTGCGCGGACTTTCTTTGTGAGGCCGTGAAAGCGAAGCCGGATTTGCTGCTGTGCCTGGCTGCGGGAAACACCGCGGTCCGGACCTATCAGATTCTGAAGGAGCGCTCGGATTCCGGCGAAGCGGACTTCAGCAGGGCGGAATTTGTGGAGTTGGACGAGTGGCTGGATTTGGAAGACGAATCGGAAAACTGCACCTCGTTTCTGTTCCGGAATTTTTACGGGCCGCTTCATATTGAAAAGTCGAAGATTCGTTTATTTGATATTCACGCAAAAGACATGGAAGAAGAATGTAAAAAAATCGATCGGTTTATTTTTGAACGCAGCGGAATTGATTTTATGCTTTTGGGATTGGGAATGAACGGCCATCTGGCCCTGAACGAACCGGGTTCTTCCTTTGAGAGCTACGCCAAAGTCGTCGTCCTCGACCCCGTCACCCAAAAGGTAGGGCAAAAATATTTTTCAAAGCCTGTCCCGCTGTCCAGAGGGGTTACTCTGGGAATCCGCCACATTCTGGACGCAAAGCAGGTCGTTTTGCAGGCGGGCGGAAAAGCCAAGGCGGAAATCGTAAAAAAGGTTTGCCTCTCCAAACCGACGCCCATGCTGCCGGGCACGGTCCTGCAGCTTACGAAAAACGGGGTCGTGGTTCTGGACCGGGACGCCGCTTCGGAAATCCTGTAG
- the agaD gene encoding PTS galactosamine transporter subunit IID: MKESEKNTAPEKVLTRKDITKLGWRSSLLQASFNYERMQSGGFLLAQMECLKKIYKNDKQGLSEAMTDNLEFINTHPNLVGFLMGLLISLEEAKENRNTIKGLKVALFAPLAGIGDAIFWFTLLPIIAGITASMAMSGSIVGPLLFFAVYLTIFILRLAWTHAGYNLGLKAVDTLREYSGIISKVATILGVTVIGGLIASYVHISLLPEIVVNASKTVSVQKDFLDKIFPNILPFAYTLLMYFFLKKKKMSPVVLIAATFGLAILLSFLGIL, translated from the coding sequence ATGAAGGAATCTGAGAAAAACACGGCTCCTGAGAAAGTACTGACCAGAAAAGACATTACCAAGCTCGGCTGGCGCTCTTCCCTGCTGCAGGCCAGCTTCAACTATGAAAGAATGCAGAGCGGCGGCTTTTTGCTGGCGCAGATGGAATGTCTGAAGAAAATCTACAAGAACGACAAGCAGGGCCTGTCCGAAGCAATGACGGATAACCTTGAGTTCATCAACACGCACCCGAACCTTGTCGGTTTCCTGATGGGCCTGTTGATTTCCCTGGAAGAAGCCAAAGAAAACAGAAACACCATCAAAGGTCTGAAGGTCGCCCTGTTCGCACCGCTTGCCGGTATCGGCGACGCGATCTTCTGGTTTACCCTTCTGCCCATCATCGCGGGCATTACCGCTTCCATGGCAATGAGCGGAAGCATCGTCGGCCCGCTGCTGTTTTTCGCGGTTTACCTGACCATCTTTATTCTCCGTCTTGCGTGGACACACGCCGGCTACAACCTGGGTCTGAAGGCTGTCGACACGCTGAGGGAATATTCGGGAATCATCTCCAAGGTCGCCACCATTCTGGGCGTCACCGTGATCGGCGGACTGATTGCATCCTATGTGCATATTTCCCTTCTGCCGGAGATTGTGGTCAACGCCTCAAAAACAGTATCCGTTCAAAAGGATTTTCTTGACAAGATCTTCCCGAACATACTGCCCTTTGCCTATACCCTGCTGATGTATTTCTTCCTGAAGAAGAAGAAAATGAGCCCGGTTGTGCTGATTGCGGCTACCTTCGGTCTTGCGATTCTTCTTTCCTTCCTGGGTATCCTTTAA
- the agaC gene encoding PTS galactosamine transporter subunit IIC, with protein sequence MAITLAQGIALAIMAIIVGVDFWLEALFIFRPIIVCTLTGIILGNIPLGLMAGGLTELAFAGLTPAGGTQPPNPVLAGVMTTVIAYTTGKDPATAIGLALPFSFLMQYIILFYYSSFSLFMKRADKYAEEADGRSLTRLNMLTTGIVAVTYGVVVFLCAYVAQDAMQALVKAMPEWLTHGFEIAGGILPAVGFGMLLKVMLKGEFVPYLILGFVIASFIPFSNLLPVAVVGVAMALIVFNNERNNRKTAIATGVASEGEGDDGNEGI encoded by the coding sequence ATGGCAATTACTTTAGCTCAAGGCATTGCGCTCGCTATTATGGCAATTATAGTCGGCGTTGACTTCTGGCTTGAGGCTTTGTTTATTTTCCGGCCAATCATCGTCTGTACTCTGACGGGTATCATTTTAGGCAACATTCCGCTGGGCCTTATGGCGGGCGGACTGACGGAGCTGGCCTTCGCGGGTCTTACGCCCGCCGGCGGCACACAGCCGCCGAACCCTGTTCTGGCCGGCGTTATGACCACGGTCATCGCCTACACCACCGGGAAGGATCCCGCAACGGCAATCGGGCTTGCCCTTCCGTTCAGCTTCCTGATGCAGTATATCATTCTGTTCTACTACTCCAGCTTCTCACTGTTCATGAAGAGAGCCGACAAATACGCGGAAGAAGCGGACGGCAGGAGCCTTACCCGCCTGAACATGCTCACAACGGGAATCGTGGCCGTTACCTACGGCGTTGTCGTCTTCCTCTGCGCCTATGTCGCACAGGACGCGATGCAGGCCCTCGTAAAGGCAATGCCCGAATGGCTGACCCACGGCTTTGAGATCGCGGGCGGCATCCTTCCGGCGGTCGGCTTCGGTATGCTGCTGAAGGTCATGCTGAAGGGCGAATTCGTTCCATACCTTATTTTAGGCTTTGTCATCGCAAGCTTTATTCCTTTTTCCAATCTGCTGCCGGTCGCCGTCGTCGGCGTGGCCATGGCGCTGATTGTGTTTAACAATGAAAGAAACAACAGAAAAACCGCGATTGCAACCGGTGTTGCATCTGAAGGAGAGGGAGATGACGGCAATGAAGGAATCTGA
- the agaB gene encoding PTS galactosamine transporter subunit IIB has translation MGNPNILLTRIDNRLVHGQVGVTWTATLGANLLLVADDDVAHDEIQQQLMAMTAESSSAGIRFFTLQKTIDIIGKAAPSQKIFIICRTPAAVRTLLEGGVPIKEVNVGNMHFTSGKRQLSKKVYVNDKDMEDLQAIQAMNVDLYIQDVPGDIKEHIPKK, from the coding sequence GTGGGAAATCCAAACATACTGTTGACGAGAATCGACAACCGCCTGGTCCACGGCCAAGTGGGGGTCACCTGGACGGCGACGCTGGGTGCAAATCTGCTTTTAGTCGCAGATGACGACGTGGCTCACGATGAAATACAGCAGCAGCTTATGGCAATGACTGCTGAATCTTCCAGTGCGGGGATCCGTTTCTTCACTTTGCAAAAGACCATCGACATCATCGGCAAAGCGGCTCCCAGCCAGAAAATCTTCATTATTTGCAGAACGCCGGCGGCTGTGCGTACTCTGCTGGAAGGCGGCGTGCCCATTAAGGAAGTCAATGTGGGAAACATGCATTTTACCAGCGGCAAGCGTCAGCTGAGCAAAAAAGTCTATGTCAATGACAAAGACATGGAGGATTTGCAGGCGATTCAGGCGATGAATGTAGATCTCTATATTCAGGATGTCCCGGGCGACATCAAAGAGCACATACCCAAGAAATAA
- a CDS encoding GntR family transcriptional regulator → MPNLPLYQELHDHILQYINSHEYPENGLLPSERDMCQMYKVSRSTVRQALALLEEEHMVYTIHGIGTFVKPKVFEQSLSQFYTFTDDLKNKNISFHSHVLSYETITLGRSLALKLRAERREAYHKLVRLCSARDYPLVIETTYLPKNRFVHIDVDAVESRSLYDYLSTKYGLKVDRATETFIPILPDSEQCELLKISPRIPCILLERFSYEGDCLVEYTSSVVRGDKYVFKIELNNRK, encoded by the coding sequence ATGCCGAATCTGCCGTTGTATCAGGAACTGCACGACCATATCCTGCAGTACATCAACAGCCACGAATACCCCGAAAACGGCCTGCTTCCGTCGGAGCGCGACATGTGCCAGATGTATAAAGTCAGCCGGTCGACCGTAAGGCAGGCGCTGGCTTTACTGGAAGAGGAGCACATGGTCTATACCATCCACGGCATCGGTACTTTTGTAAAGCCAAAGGTGTTTGAACAAAGCCTCTCCCAGTTTTATACCTTTACCGATGACCTGAAAAATAAGAATATCTCCTTTCACAGCCATGTCTTAAGCTATGAAACGATTACCCTCGGCCGAAGCCTTGCCCTGAAGCTCAGGGCGGAGAGAAGGGAAGCTTACCACAAGCTGGTGCGGCTTTGCTCGGCCCGCGACTATCCTCTGGTCATTGAAACCACCTATCTGCCGAAAAACCGGTTCGTGCATATCGATGTGGACGCGGTGGAAAGCCGGTCGCTTTATGATTACCTCAGCACCAAGTATGGGCTGAAGGTGGACCGCGCGACCGAAACCTTTATTCCCATCCTCCCGGACTCCGAACAGTGCGAGCTGCTGAAGATTTCCCCCAGAATCCCCTGCATTCTGCTGGAGCGCTTCAGCTATGAAGGGGATTGCCTGGTGGAATATACTTCCTCCGTGGTGCGGGGGGACAAATACGTTTTTAAAATTGAGCTGAATAACCGGAAGTAA
- a CDS encoding cupin domain-containing protein, giving the protein MLKKVNLKSAVDAVDKLYVYEKIGRLNGHNLSVVNVENRTLDFHIHENSDELFYVIKGSFHLEVDEGELIIVPKGTRHRPVVKSLTKFLMIELDGTLNKENSGDLYES; this is encoded by the coding sequence ATGCTAAAAAAAGTGAATCTCAAATCAGCGGTAGATGCTGTTGATAAATTGTATGTATACGAAAAAATAGGGCGGTTAAACGGTCACAATCTAAGCGTTGTAAATGTAGAAAACCGCACTTTGGATTTTCATATTCATGAAAATTCTGATGAATTATTTTATGTTATCAAAGGGAGTTTTCACCTGGAAGTTGATGAAGGTGAATTGATCATTGTTCCAAAAGGGACGAGACATAGGCCTGTTGTTAAATCTTTGACGAAATTTTTGATGATTGAACTCGACGGTACACTAAATAAGGAAAACAGTGGAGATTTGTACGAGAGCTGA
- a CDS encoding transketolase family protein, giving the protein MAEMVKKATRESYGEALAELSEKYPQVVVLDADLAAATKTGVFKKACPDRFIDCGISECNMVGVAAGLATCGKIPFATSFAMFSAGRAFEQVRNSVGYPKLNVKIVGSHAGISVGEDGATHQCNEDIALMRTIPGMVVLNPADHYEMKAAVKAAIEHHGPVYLRLGRLAVESFNNADDYRFELGKGVTLRDGRNITIVATGLMVSRALKAVKTLEEQGIDARLINIHTIKPLDRELIIKAAKETGKIITVEEHNVIGGLGDAVCGAVCEAFPVPVIKVGVNDVYGHSGPAVDLLDEFGLNAGHIVEVTKKAITKQSL; this is encoded by the coding sequence ATGGCTGAAATGGTAAAAAAGGCAACAAGAGAAAGCTACGGCGAAGCGTTGGCGGAGCTGTCTGAAAAATATCCGCAGGTGGTTGTGCTGGACGCCGACCTTGCCGCGGCAACGAAGACGGGTGTATTCAAGAAAGCCTGTCCGGACCGCTTTATCGACTGCGGCATCTCGGAGTGCAACATGGTGGGCGTGGCCGCGGGCCTCGCGACCTGCGGAAAGATCCCGTTCGCCACTTCCTTTGCCATGTTTTCGGCGGGCCGCGCCTTTGAGCAGGTGCGCAATTCCGTCGGCTATCCGAAGCTGAATGTCAAAATCGTCGGTTCGCACGCGGGCATTTCCGTCGGCGAGGACGGCGCGACCCATCAGTGCAACGAGGATATCGCGCTGATGCGGACGATCCCCGGTATGGTCGTGCTCAATCCGGCCGATCACTATGAAATGAAGGCCGCCGTCAAAGCGGCGATCGAGCATCACGGCCCGGTCTATCTCCGCCTCGGCAGGCTGGCGGTGGAGAGCTTCAACAACGCCGACGACTATCGGTTTGAGCTGGGCAAGGGCGTCACCCTGCGCGACGGCAGGAATATCACCATCGTGGCCACCGGCCTCATGGTTTCCCGTGCGCTGAAAGCGGTCAAAACACTGGAGGAGCAGGGCATCGACGCACGGCTCATCAATATCCATACGATCAAGCCGCTTGACCGCGAGCTGATCATCAAGGCCGCGAAGGAAACCGGAAAAATCATCACCGTCGAGGAGCACAACGTCATTGGCGGACTGGGCGACGCGGTGTGCGGCGCTGTCTGCGAAGCGTTCCCCGTTCCGGTGATCAAGGTCGGCGTGAACGACGTCTACGGCCATTCCGGCCCGGCGGTCGACCTGCTGGACGAGTTCGGCCTGAACGCCGGCCATATTGTCGAGGTGACAAAGAAAGCCATTACAAAGCAATCATTATAA
- a CDS encoding transketolase: protein MNKTEKNQLQKLACKVRMGAIEGVYNAKSGHPGGSLSAADLFTYLYFREMKIDPKNPKEENRDRFVLSKGHCAPGLYATLALKGYFPMEEMKKLRHIGAMLQGHPDMKGTPGVDMSTGSLGQGVSAACGMAAAGKMDHKDYRVYSILGDGEIEEGQVWEAAMFAAHHKLDNLCLIVDNNGLQIDGSVAEVGGPEPIDEKFRSFGFDVQVINGHDFDEIEAAFHHARTVKGRPSAIIAKTVKGKDVSFMENQVGWHGTAPNAEQYETAMQDLNRVLSGLEAE, encoded by the coding sequence ATGAACAAAACGGAAAAAAATCAATTGCAGAAACTGGCGTGCAAAGTGAGAATGGGAGCGATCGAGGGCGTATACAACGCGAAATCGGGGCATCCGGGCGGAAGCCTTTCGGCGGCCGACCTTTTCACCTATCTGTATTTTAGGGAGATGAAAATCGACCCTAAAAATCCGAAAGAGGAAAACAGGGACCGCTTTGTGCTTTCCAAGGGACACTGTGCCCCGGGACTGTACGCGACCCTGGCTCTGAAAGGCTATTTCCCGATGGAGGAAATGAAGAAGCTGCGCCATATCGGCGCCATGCTTCAGGGACATCCGGATATGAAGGGGACCCCCGGTGTCGACATGAGCACCGGATCGCTCGGGCAGGGCGTTTCCGCCGCCTGCGGCATGGCCGCCGCCGGGAAAATGGATCATAAGGACTACCGCGTGTACTCCATTCTGGGAGACGGCGAAATCGAAGAGGGCCAGGTCTGGGAAGCGGCCATGTTTGCGGCCCACCACAAGCTGGACAACCTCTGCCTGATTGTGGACAACAACGGACTGCAGATCGACGGTTCCGTCGCCGAAGTTGGCGGACCGGAGCCGATCGATGAAAAATTCCGTTCCTTTGGCTTTGACGTTCAGGTCATCAACGGACACGATTTTGACGAAATAGAAGCCGCGTTCCATCACGCAAGGACCGTAAAAGGCAGGCCGAGCGCGATTATTGCGAAGACCGTCAAAGGAAAAGACGTGTCCTTTATGGAAAATCAGGTGGGCTGGCACGGCACCGCCCCGAACGCGGAACAGTATGAAACGGCAATGCAGGACCTGAACAGGGTACTGTCCGGATTGGAGGCGGAATAA